The Lactuca sativa cultivar Salinas chromosome 2, Lsat_Salinas_v11, whole genome shotgun sequence genome includes a window with the following:
- the LOC111909111 gene encoding uncharacterized protein LOC111909111, with amino-acid sequence MGDLQVVGGIKKLNNNNYKTWETCMKSYIQGQDLWEVVGGSETTPPEEDVNGALRKWKIKAGKAMFSLKTTIEEEMLEHIRDENTPKEAWDTFLMLFSKKNDTRLQLLENELLSISQRDMTIAQYFHKVKSICREITEIDPQSVIAEARMKRIIIHGLRP; translated from the coding sequence ATGGGTGATCTCCAAGTCGTCGGAGGAATCAAGAaactcaacaacaacaactacaaaacGTGGGAAACATGTATGAAGTCCTACATACAAGGACAAGATCTATGGGAGGTCGTTGGTGGAAGCGAAACTACGCCACCAGAGGAAGACGTTAATGGTGCTTTGCGTAAATGGAAAATCAAAGCTGGCAAAGCAATGTTTTCCTTGAAGACGACAATCGAAGAAGAGATGTTGGAGCATATTCGGGATGAGAACACCCCGAAAGAAGCTTGGGACACGTTTCTGATGCTTTTCTCAAAGAAGAATGATACGAGACTACAACTTTTGGAGAACGAGCTATTATCAATCTCACAACGTGACATGACGATTGCTCAATATTTCCACAAGGTCAAGTCGATATGTCGGGAGATTACTGAAATAGATCCGCAATCTGTCATTGCAGAAGCTCGAATGAAAAGGATCATCATCCATGGACTGAGGCCATAA